A window of Vespa velutina chromosome 15, iVesVel2.1, whole genome shotgun sequence contains these coding sequences:
- the LOC124954442 gene encoding mini-chromosome maintenance complex-binding protein translates to MSLSINDWTPEHFVKNQSSCKFILENSGAIREIPLLNNAPLHYFKDKQLVRFRGMIQDMYNPEYYFKKYEVKNIQNGYCDVRFGMYMDSMISSPNEEIIFNSEKNISSERQTCIVISIPGLNNWAKQEDTNIDNINRNVINNYNTNKRSLENNGVEEMDCSEPTRKKEKLLMDETNETSNNAKINKDNNGILSQEHILNFPIPIDNGKACIVKVYDETIHLKLNQVIDIIGFISLDPALNVINNSEEMMEDAEMNTHNPPISLVPRLHAIKITVLTKHEIENAPLIMSKAQTIRGDLHIILSQLLFGDQLAADYLICHLLSSIYMRKDYLCLGTYPLNITNFSITKCKIFPKKLYDFLTLFVKKSHLLEVTLENLNDMALIPKKDYVCNRLTSGILQLSANTHLVIDETGLTSGQVSQAGRQNYDAIMNLITFQKVPYDFKFYTMEYDTDIPVLILSEAKSFIPCPTQVVLKEESENHYLQVIEATNQYLKDQNRLTDIRHYLEVLRHTEFEFNEDVTNVIQDDFVQMRQTNRNITGENLHSLIVLARLMSLSYGQNRLTIDCWKKTVAMELERINRLPQRNK, encoded by the exons ATGt CTCTCAGTATTAATGATTGGACACCCGAgcattttgttaaaaatcaatcatcttgtaaatttatattggaAAATTCTGGTGCAATAAGAGAAATCCCTTTGTTAAACAATGCACCTTTACATTACTTTAAGGATAAACAACTTGTTAGATTTCGTGGCATGATACAAGATATGTATAATcctgaatattattttaaaaagtatgaAGTCAAGAATATACAAAATGGATACTGTGATGTTAGATTTGGAATGTATATGGATTCAATGATATCATCg CCAAAtgaagaaatcatttttaattcagaAAAGAATATCAGTTCTGAAAGACAAACATGCATTGTTATTTCTATACCAGGATTAAACAATTGGGCAAAACAAGAAGAtacaaatattgataatataaataggaatgtaataaataattacaatacaaATAAACGGAGTTTAGAAAATAATGGAGTTGAAGAAATGGATTGTTCAGAACCAactaggaagaaagaaaaattgttgatGGATGAGACAAATGAAACGTCAAATAAtgctaaaataaataaagataataatggtatttTATCACAGgaacatattttaaattttccaaTACCGATTGACAACGGTAAAGCTTGTATTGTAAAg GTTTACGATGAAACAATACATTTAAAGCTGAATCaagttatagatataatagGATTTATATCACTTGATCCAgcattaaatgttattaataattctgaAGAAATGATGGAGGATGCTGAAATGAACACACATAATCCACCAATTTCTCTTGTACCAAGACTCCATGCGATAAAAATAACTGTACTAACAAAacatgaaatagaaaatgctCCATTAATAATGTCAAAAGCACAGACAATAAGAGGAGAtcttcatataattttaagtCAGTTGTTATTTGGCGACCAATTGGCTGCTGATTATCTCATCTGCCATTTATTGTCTTCCAT ATATATGAGAAAGGATTATCTTTGTCTTGGTACTTATCCTTTGaacattacaaatttttctattacaaaGTGCAAGATATTTCCTAAAAAGCTTTAcgattttttaacattatttgtaaaaaagagTCACTTATTGGAAGTTACATtggaaaatttaaatgatatggCTTTGATACCAAA gAAAGATTATGTGTGCAACAGATTAACAAGTGGTATACTTCAATTAAGTGCTAATACTCATCTTGTAATTGATGAAACAGGATTGACCAGCGGTCAAGTTTCACAAGCTGGAAGACAGAACTATGATgctattatgaatttaattacatttcagAAAGTGCCATacgattttaaattttatacaatggAGTATGATACAGATATACCTGTTTTAATCTTGTCAGAAGCAAAATCTTTTATACCG TGCCCGACTCAAGttgtattaaaagaagaatcggaaaatcattatttacaaGTAATTGAAGCTACTAATCAATATTTGAAGGATCAAAATCGATTGACTGACATTCGTCATTATCTTGAAGTTCTAAGGCATActgaatttgaatttaatgaaGATGTTACAAAt GTTATTCAAGATGATTTCGTACAAATGCGacaaacaaatagaaatataactGGAGAAAATTTACATTCATTGATAGTACTGGCAAGACTGATGTCTTTATCGTATGGACAAAATAGATTAACCATAGATTGTTGGAAAAAAACAGTTGCGATGGAATTGGAAAGAATTAATAGATTACCGcaacgtaataaataa
- the LOC124954301 gene encoding ribose-phosphate pyrophosphokinase 1 isoform X3, with protein sequence MPVSQPVRAKSLLRANLENSRGRLLCSRMPNIKVFSGTSHPDLAQRIVDRLGIDIGKVVTKKFSNLETCVEIGESVRGEDVYIVQSGSGEVNDNLMELLIMINACKIASASRVTAVIPCFPYARQDKKDKDILPDLSTSRAPISAKLVANMLSVAGADHIITMDLHASQIQGFFDIPVDNLFAEPAVLKWIKENIAEWRNSIIVSPDAGGAKRVTSIADRLNVEFALIHKERKKANEVASMVLVGDVKDRVAILVDDMADTCGTICHAAEKLLEAGATKVYAILTHGIFSGPAISRINNACFEAVVVTNTIPQDEHMKDCPKIQCIDVSMMFAEAVRRTHNGESVSYLFSNVPY encoded by the exons ATGCCTGTGTCGCAGCCAGTGCGTGCTAAGAGTTTGTTACGGGCAAACTTAGAAAACTCTCGCGGGAGATTACTCTGTAGCAGAATGCCCAATATTAAGGTATTCAGTGGGACATCTCATCCTGATCTTGCCCAAAGAATTGTTGACAGGCTCGGAATCGACATTGGAAAAGTTGTCACGAAGAAGTTCAGCAACCTCGAGACATG TGTAGAAATAGGAGAATCTGTCAGAGGAGAAGACGTGTACATTGTACAAAGTGGAAGTGGAGAAGTAAATGATAATTTGATGGAGCTCTTAATTATGATCAATGCTTGTAAAATAGCATCTGCATCCAGAGTAACTGCGGTCATTCCATGTTTCCCATATGCAAGGCAGGATAAAAAGGACAAG GATATTCTGCCCGACCTGTCTACA AGTAGAGCACCGATCTCAGCAAAATTAGTGGCGAATATGCTGTCAGTGGCAGGGGCTGATCATATAATTACTATGGATCTACATGCTAGTCAAATACAAGGTTTCTTTGACATTCCAGTGGACAATTTATTTGCTGAACCAGCCGTTTTAAaatggataaaagaaaatattgcagAATGGCGAAATAGTATTATAGTTTCTCCAGATGCAGGTGGTGCCAAAAG GGTAACGTCTATTGCAGATCGACTCAATGTTGAATTTGCACTTAttcacaaagaaagaaaaaaagcaaatgaaGTAGCAAGTATGGTACTAGTGGGTGATGTTAAGGACAGAGTAGCAATACTAGTTGATGATATGGCTGATACATGCGGTACAATATGTCATGCTGCAGAAAAACTTTTAGAGGCTGGTGCCACGAAAGTTTATGCAATTCTTACGCATGGAATTTTCAGTGGACCAGCAATTAGTAGAATCAATAATGCATGTTTCGAGGCGGTCGTAGTAACTAATACTATTCCTCAGGATGAACATATGAAAGATTGCCCAAAAATAcag tgTATCGACGTATCGATGATGTTTGCTGAAGCTGTAAGAAGGACCCACAATGGTGAATCTGTATCGTACCTGTTCTCTAACGTGCCATACTAG
- the LOC124954301 gene encoding ribose-phosphate pyrophosphokinase 1 isoform X4, with protein MPVSQPVRAKSLLRANLENSRGRLLCSRMPNIKVFSGTSHPDLAQRIVDRLGIDIGKVVTKKFSNLETCVEIGESVRGEDVYIVQSGSGEVNDNLMELLIMINACKIASASRVTAVIPCFPYARQDKKDKSRAPISAKLVANMLSVAGADHIITMDLHASQIQGFFDIPVDNLFAEPAVLKWIKENIAEWRNSIIVSPDAGGAKRVTSIADRLNVEFALIHKERKKANEVASMVLVGDVKDRVAILVDDMADTCGTICHAAEKLLEAGATKVYAILTHGIFSGPAISRINNACFEAVVVTNTIPQDEHMKDCPKIQCIDVSMMFAEAVRRTHNGESVSYLFSNVPY; from the exons ATGCCTGTGTCGCAGCCAGTGCGTGCTAAGAGTTTGTTACGGGCAAACTTAGAAAACTCTCGCGGGAGATTACTCTGTAGCAGAATGCCCAATATTAAGGTATTCAGTGGGACATCTCATCCTGATCTTGCCCAAAGAATTGTTGACAGGCTCGGAATCGACATTGGAAAAGTTGTCACGAAGAAGTTCAGCAACCTCGAGACATG TGTAGAAATAGGAGAATCTGTCAGAGGAGAAGACGTGTACATTGTACAAAGTGGAAGTGGAGAAGTAAATGATAATTTGATGGAGCTCTTAATTATGATCAATGCTTGTAAAATAGCATCTGCATCCAGAGTAACTGCGGTCATTCCATGTTTCCCATATGCAAGGCAGGATAAAAAGGACAAG AGTAGAGCACCGATCTCAGCAAAATTAGTGGCGAATATGCTGTCAGTGGCAGGGGCTGATCATATAATTACTATGGATCTACATGCTAGTCAAATACAAGGTTTCTTTGACATTCCAGTGGACAATTTATTTGCTGAACCAGCCGTTTTAAaatggataaaagaaaatattgcagAATGGCGAAATAGTATTATAGTTTCTCCAGATGCAGGTGGTGCCAAAAG GGTAACGTCTATTGCAGATCGACTCAATGTTGAATTTGCACTTAttcacaaagaaagaaaaaaagcaaatgaaGTAGCAAGTATGGTACTAGTGGGTGATGTTAAGGACAGAGTAGCAATACTAGTTGATGATATGGCTGATACATGCGGTACAATATGTCATGCTGCAGAAAAACTTTTAGAGGCTGGTGCCACGAAAGTTTATGCAATTCTTACGCATGGAATTTTCAGTGGACCAGCAATTAGTAGAATCAATAATGCATGTTTCGAGGCGGTCGTAGTAACTAATACTATTCCTCAGGATGAACATATGAAAGATTGCCCAAAAATAcag tgTATCGACGTATCGATGATGTTTGCTGAAGCTGTAAGAAGGACCCACAATGGTGAATCTGTATCGTACCTGTTCTCTAACGTGCCATACTAG
- the LOC124954441 gene encoding uncharacterized protein LOC124954441 isoform X2 encodes MRELLEKKILKSGPYRPNSGKDVALVTISKEKDIRRDWKNDAHLYKPPPYILGYTGYIPGFNNRYGLPFMRAVEEGAKEWHEVQSKLRARRDVMKAQAERTDSRNLLSRVRADNVAVEIDHGQERERVIFDCTLSPEKPPIVGYTGHIPGAKGEVALSKGYTQAAKKGLELVRKEREQRLNKKKNVHPVQRVLDVACVDETGHTRA; translated from the exons ATGAGG GAGTTGCTAGAAAAGAAGATCTTGAAATCAGGGCCTTATAGGCCGAATTCCGGTAAGGACGTTGCGCTCGTTACGATATCTAAGGAGAAGGACATTAGAAGAGATTGGAAAAACGACGCACACTTGTATAAACCGCCACCATATATTTTAGGATACACAG GATACATACCTGGCTTTAACAACAGGTACGGTCTTCCCTTTATGAGGGCGGTCGAGGAGGGTGCAAAAGAATGGCACGAAGTTCAAAGTAAACTAAGGGCACGTAGGGACGTGATGAAAGCTCAGGCTGAAAGGACAGACTCGAGAAATCTTTTATCACGTGTTAGAGCTGATAATGTTGCCGTTGAGATTGACCATGGTCAAGAACGAGAACGAGTTATTTTTG aTTGTACTCTCTCTCCGGAAAAACCACCAATCGTTGGCTACACAGGACACATTCCTGGAGCAAAAGGTGAAGTTGCACTTTCCAAAGGATACACTCAAGCTGCTAAAAAGGGTTTAGAATTAGTAAGAAAGGAGCGTGAACAAAGactgaataaaaagaagaatgttcATCCTGTTCAGAGGGTACTCGATGTTGCTTGTGTCGATGAGACTGGTCATACGagagcataa
- the LOC124954443 gene encoding metallophosphoesterase MPPED2 — translation MKVGVHSLTHNPTAAWRELSQEQKVIKINAKVPTSDAPNDKLRVVCMSDTHSLTPFIQFDIPNGDIFIHAGDFTKCGSLQEVIEFNSWIGNLPHKHKIVIAGNHELSFDPTFTHPFTMQTSGDRHKHTGTSILDGIPTLGMSKDTLAEAIRTSNIKDYLKNCIYLEDSEITLYGIKIYGTPWQPEFCKWAFNVPRGEPCLSKWDMIPPDTDILVTHTPPVGHGDLCCSGVRAGCVELLSTVQNRVKPKYHVFGHIHEGYGISSDGKVIYINASTCDINYLPTNPPIVFDITLPSGFVKE, via the exons ATGAAAGTAGGAGTACATTCGTTAACACATAACCCTACAGCAGCTTGGCGGGAGCTGTCACAGGaacaaaaagttattaaaattaatgccAAAGTTCCGACAAGCGATGCTCCTAATGATAAG CTACGTGTAGTTTGTATGAGTGATACGCATTCTCTTACGCCATTTATACAATTTGATATACCTAATGGTGATATCTTTATTCATGCTGGAGATTTTACAAAATGTGGTAGTTTACAAGAAGTTATAGAATTTAATAGTTGGATCG GAAATTTGCCACATAAACATAAAATAGTTATAGCTGGAAATCATGAACTCAGTTTTGATCCAACATTCACACATCCTTTTACTATGCAAACTTCTGGGGACCGTCATAAACATACAGGGACTAGCATTCTCGATGGTATACCCACGTTGGGAATGTCAAAAGATACTCTTGCAGAAGCTATTAGGACAtctaatattaaagattatttaaaaaattgtatctatTTAGAAGATTCTGAAATAACTCTATAtggaattaaaatatatggtACACCGTG GCAACCAGAGTTTTGTAAATGGGCTTTCAATGTGCCACGCGGAGAACCTTGTCTTTCTAAATGGGACATGATACCACCTGATACAGATATACTTGTAACACATACACCTCCTGTAGGTCATGGAGATTTATGTTGTAGTGGAGTACGAGCAGGATGCGTAGAATTGCTTTCTACGGTACAGAATCGCGTGAAACCAAAATATCACGTGTTCGGTCATATTCACGAAG gatATGGTATTTCTTCTGATGGAAAagtcatttatataaatgcatctacatgcgatattaattatttaccaaCTAATCCACCAATAGTATTTGACATAACATTACCTTCTGGATTTGTGAaggaataa
- the LOC124954301 gene encoding ribose-phosphate pyrophosphokinase 1 isoform X2, whose product MEKQKIPKEIKCTREEEKSVMPVSQPVRAKSLLRANLENSRGRLLCSRMPNIKVFSGTSHPDLAQRIVDRLGIDIGKVVTKKFSNLETCVEIGESVRGEDVYIVQSGSGEVNDNLMELLIMINACKIASASRVTAVIPCFPYARQDKKDKGGDGGDKTNSNKSHIVMKSNEWKFRDILPDLSTSRAPISAKLVANMLSVAGADHIITMDLHASQIQGFFDIPVDNLFAEPAVLKWIKENIAEWRNSIIVSPDAGGAKRVTSIADRLNVEFALIHKERKKANEVASMVLVGDVKDRVAILVDDMADTCGTICHAAEKLLEAGATKVYAILTHGIFSGPAISRINNACFEAVVVTNTIPQDEHMKDCPKIQCIDVSMMFAEAVRRTHNGESVSYLFSNVPY is encoded by the exons ATGGAGAAGCAAAAAATACCTAAGGAAATAAAGTGTACacgagaagaggaaaaatcaG TGATGCCTGTGTCGCAGCCAGTGCGTGCTAAGAGTTTGTTACGGGCAAACTTAGAAAACTCTCGCGGGAGATTACTCTGTAGCAGAATGCCCAATATTAAGGTATTCAGTGGGACATCTCATCCTGATCTTGCCCAAAGAATTGTTGACAGGCTCGGAATCGACATTGGAAAAGTTGTCACGAAGAAGTTCAGCAACCTCGAGACATG TGTAGAAATAGGAGAATCTGTCAGAGGAGAAGACGTGTACATTGTACAAAGTGGAAGTGGAGAAGTAAATGATAATTTGATGGAGCTCTTAATTATGATCAATGCTTGTAAAATAGCATCTGCATCCAGAGTAACTGCGGTCATTCCATGTTTCCCATATGCAAGGCAGGATAAAAAGGACAAG GGAGGCGATGGTGGTGACAAGACAAATTCCAATAAGAGTCATATTGTCATGAAGTCAAACGAATGGAAATTCAGG GATATTCTGCCCGACCTGTCTACA AGTAGAGCACCGATCTCAGCAAAATTAGTGGCGAATATGCTGTCAGTGGCAGGGGCTGATCATATAATTACTATGGATCTACATGCTAGTCAAATACAAGGTTTCTTTGACATTCCAGTGGACAATTTATTTGCTGAACCAGCCGTTTTAAaatggataaaagaaaatattgcagAATGGCGAAATAGTATTATAGTTTCTCCAGATGCAGGTGGTGCCAAAAG GGTAACGTCTATTGCAGATCGACTCAATGTTGAATTTGCACTTAttcacaaagaaagaaaaaaagcaaatgaaGTAGCAAGTATGGTACTAGTGGGTGATGTTAAGGACAGAGTAGCAATACTAGTTGATGATATGGCTGATACATGCGGTACAATATGTCATGCTGCAGAAAAACTTTTAGAGGCTGGTGCCACGAAAGTTTATGCAATTCTTACGCATGGAATTTTCAGTGGACCAGCAATTAGTAGAATCAATAATGCATGTTTCGAGGCGGTCGTAGTAACTAATACTATTCCTCAGGATGAACATATGAAAGATTGCCCAAAAATAcag tgTATCGACGTATCGATGATGTTTGCTGAAGCTGTAAGAAGGACCCACAATGGTGAATCTGTATCGTACCTGTTCTCTAACGTGCCATACTAG
- the LOC124954301 gene encoding ribose-phosphate pyrophosphokinase 1 isoform X1 yields the protein MPVSQPVRAKSLLRANLENSRGRLLCSRMPNIKVFSGTSHPDLAQRIVDRLGIDIGKVVTKKFSNLETCVEIGESVRGEDVYIVQSGSGEVNDNLMELLIMINACKIASASRVTAVIPCFPYARQDKKDKGGDGGDKTNSNKSHIVMKSNEWKFRSRAPISAKLVANMLSVAGADHIITMDLHASQIQGFFDIPVDNLFAEPAVLKWIKENIAEWRNSIIVSPDAGGAKRVTSIADRLNVEFALIHKERKKANEVASMVLVGDVKDRVAILVDDMADTCGTICHAAEKLLEAGATKVYAILTHGIFSGPAISRINNACFEAVVVTNTIPQDEHMKDCPKIQCIDVSMMFAEAVRRTHNGESVSYLFSNVPY from the exons ATGCCTGTGTCGCAGCCAGTGCGTGCTAAGAGTTTGTTACGGGCAAACTTAGAAAACTCTCGCGGGAGATTACTCTGTAGCAGAATGCCCAATATTAAGGTATTCAGTGGGACATCTCATCCTGATCTTGCCCAAAGAATTGTTGACAGGCTCGGAATCGACATTGGAAAAGTTGTCACGAAGAAGTTCAGCAACCTCGAGACATG TGTAGAAATAGGAGAATCTGTCAGAGGAGAAGACGTGTACATTGTACAAAGTGGAAGTGGAGAAGTAAATGATAATTTGATGGAGCTCTTAATTATGATCAATGCTTGTAAAATAGCATCTGCATCCAGAGTAACTGCGGTCATTCCATGTTTCCCATATGCAAGGCAGGATAAAAAGGACAAG GGAGGCGATGGTGGTGACAAGACAAATTCCAATAAGAGTCATATTGTCATGAAGTCAAACGAATGGAAATTCAGG AGTAGAGCACCGATCTCAGCAAAATTAGTGGCGAATATGCTGTCAGTGGCAGGGGCTGATCATATAATTACTATGGATCTACATGCTAGTCAAATACAAGGTTTCTTTGACATTCCAGTGGACAATTTATTTGCTGAACCAGCCGTTTTAAaatggataaaagaaaatattgcagAATGGCGAAATAGTATTATAGTTTCTCCAGATGCAGGTGGTGCCAAAAG GGTAACGTCTATTGCAGATCGACTCAATGTTGAATTTGCACTTAttcacaaagaaagaaaaaaagcaaatgaaGTAGCAAGTATGGTACTAGTGGGTGATGTTAAGGACAGAGTAGCAATACTAGTTGATGATATGGCTGATACATGCGGTACAATATGTCATGCTGCAGAAAAACTTTTAGAGGCTGGTGCCACGAAAGTTTATGCAATTCTTACGCATGGAATTTTCAGTGGACCAGCAATTAGTAGAATCAATAATGCATGTTTCGAGGCGGTCGTAGTAACTAATACTATTCCTCAGGATGAACATATGAAAGATTGCCCAAAAATAcag tgTATCGACGTATCGATGATGTTTGCTGAAGCTGTAAGAAGGACCCACAATGGTGAATCTGTATCGTACCTGTTCTCTAACGTGCCATACTAG
- the LOC124954441 gene encoding protein FAM166B-like isoform X1: MFDPVSDEEKKRFIRQSYGAHLPGYTGHCPTLKFRVGKRFGANTEEIMRELLEKKILKSGPYRPNSGKDVALVTISKEKDIRRDWKNDAHLYKPPPYILGYTGYIPGFNNRYGLPFMRAVEEGAKEWHEVQSKLRARRDVMKAQAERTDSRNLLSRVRADNVAVEIDHGQERERVIFDCTLSPEKPPIVGYTGHIPGAKGEVALSKGYTQAAKKGLELVRKEREQRLNKKKNVHPVQRVLDVACVDETGHTRA, from the exons ATGTTCGATCCAGTTTccgatgaagagaaaaaacgattcATTAGGCAAAGCTACGGTGCCCATTTACCAGG ataCACAGGTCACTGTCCAACTCTTAAGTTTCGAGTTGGAAAAAGATTTGGAGCGAACACGGAAGAAATAATGAGG GAGTTGCTAGAAAAGAAGATCTTGAAATCAGGGCCTTATAGGCCGAATTCCGGTAAGGACGTTGCGCTCGTTACGATATCTAAGGAGAAGGACATTAGAAGAGATTGGAAAAACGACGCACACTTGTATAAACCGCCACCATATATTTTAGGATACACAG GATACATACCTGGCTTTAACAACAGGTACGGTCTTCCCTTTATGAGGGCGGTCGAGGAGGGTGCAAAAGAATGGCACGAAGTTCAAAGTAAACTAAGGGCACGTAGGGACGTGATGAAAGCTCAGGCTGAAAGGACAGACTCGAGAAATCTTTTATCACGTGTTAGAGCTGATAATGTTGCCGTTGAGATTGACCATGGTCAAGAACGAGAACGAGTTATTTTTG aTTGTACTCTCTCTCCGGAAAAACCACCAATCGTTGGCTACACAGGACACATTCCTGGAGCAAAAGGTGAAGTTGCACTTTCCAAAGGATACACTCAAGCTGCTAAAAAGGGTTTAGAATTAGTAAGAAAGGAGCGTGAACAAAGactgaataaaaagaagaatgttcATCCTGTTCAGAGGGTACTCGATGTTGCTTGTGTCGATGAGACTGGTCATACGagagcataa